One part of the Tachysurus fulvidraco isolate hzauxx_2018 chromosome 23, HZAU_PFXX_2.0, whole genome shotgun sequence genome encodes these proteins:
- the sephs3 gene encoding selenide, water dikinase 3 yields the protein MDSCVIPLRHGGLSLIQTTDFFYPLVEDPYMMGRIACANVLSDLYAMGITECDNMLMLLSVSQRMSEKEREQVMPLMMKGFRDAAEEGGTSVTGGQTVVNPWIIIGGVATVVCPPTDFIMPDGAVPGDVLVLTKPLGTQVAVNAHQWLNIPEKWNKIKLVISKEEVQHAYQEAMLNMATLNRTAAALMHKFNAHAATDITGFGIIGHARNLAKQQRNEVAFVIHNLPILAKMAAVSKAGGNLFGLLHGTSSETSGGLLICLPREQAARFCAEMKASRTSSLGDGQQAWIIGIVEKGSRCARIIDKPRIIEVPYRGLAAGNTQQEITNTITTATATNTCSSPAEAQPSLAQ from the exons ATGGATTCTTGTGTCATTCCTTTGCGGCATGGAGGTTTGTCCCTGATCCAGACTACAGATTTTTTCTATCCATTAGTTGAAGATCCCTACATGATG GGTCGTATAGCATGTGCAAATGTGCTGAGTGATCTGTATGCTATGGGAATTACTGAATGTGACAACATGCTGATGCTACTGAGTGTCAGTCAGAGGATGAGCGAGAAG GAGAGAGAACAGGTGATGCCCTTAATGATGAAAGGCTTTCGTGATGCAGCTGAAGAGGGAGGCACTTCTGTGACAGGCGGACAGACAGTTGTGAATCCTTGGATCATCATAGGGGGCGTAGCCACGGTAGTGTGCCCACCTACTGACTTCATCAT GCCAGATGGTGCTGTACCAGGTGACGTGCTTGTTCTGACAAAACCTCTTGGAACCCAAGTAGCTGTCAACGCTCATCAGTGGCTGAACATA CCAGAAAAATGGAACAAGATCAAGCTGGTGATCTCAAAGGAGGAGGTGCAGCACGCTTATCAGGAGGCCATGCTCAACATGGCTACCCTTAACCGCACTG ctgcTGCTCTAATGCACAAGTTCAATGCACATGCTGCCACTGATATCACCGGCTTCGGGATCATTGGACATGCACGGAACCTGGCCAAGCAGCAGCGCAATGAAGTGGCCTTTGTTATCCACAACCTGCCAATTCTTGCTAAGATGGCTGCTGTCAGTAAAGCTGGGGGAAACCTGTTTGGCCTTCTGCATGGCACCTCCTCTGAGACCTCAG GCGGTTTGCTGATCTGTCTGCCACGAGAGCAGGCAGCACGTTTCTGCGCTGAGATGAAGGCGAGCCGGACGAGCTCACTGGGCGATGGACAGCAGGCCTGGATAATTGGAATCGTGGAGAAGGGTAGCCGCTGCGCTCGCATCATCGACAAGCCCCGCATCATTGAGGTGCCATATCGTGGCCTTGCAGCAGGCAACACACAGCAGGAGATCACCAACACTATCACTACTGCCACAGCCACCAACACCTGCAGCAGCCCAGCAGAAGCTCAGCCCAGCCTGGCGCAGTGA